DNA from Cotesia glomerata isolate CgM1 linkage group LG10, MPM_Cglom_v2.3, whole genome shotgun sequence:
aGGTTGTCCTTTCAGTCGTACAGCAGACGGCAAGATTTATCAACGAGCATTCGGAGGGCAGTCTCTGAACTTTGGCAAAGGAGGTCAAGCACTTAGAACTTGTGCAGTAGCAGATCGGACGGGTCATGCACTTTTGCACACTCTTTATGGCGAGAGTTTAAAGTATGACATTGATTATTTTGTCGAGTTCTTTGCTCTTGACTTGCTGATGGATGGAAGGACTTGCCGAGGTGTTATCGCTTGGGAGTTGGAAACTGGAGAGATTCATCGCTTTCGAGCTCATCACAcggtaaatatttatcaattaaatttaatttaaaaaatttaatttaattaatttgaaaggTGATAGCGACTGGTGGAGCAGGTAGATGTTTTTTTTCATGCACCAGCGCTCATACTTGCACTGGAGACGGAGCGGCGATGGTCTCGCGAGCAGGTATTCCCTTGCAAGACATGGAGTTCATCCAGTTTCACCCAACAGGAATCTACGGAAGCGGAGTTTTAATTACTGAGGGGTGTAGAGGCGAAGGTGGAAAGCTGGTTAATTCAGAGGGAGAATTTTTCATGGATAAATACGCACCCAAAGCCAAAGATTTGGCTTCTCGAGACATTGTTTCAAGAGCGATTATGATTGAAATTCTCGAGGGGaggtatttaattttttaattttttttttcttgtttcatCTTCTTGAAATTTAGTGATCAAATTTTAGAGGAGTAGGTGATAAAAAAGATCATGTGTATTTAAAACTGAATCACTTGCCTGCTGAATTAATAAGATCAAAATTACCCGGGATTTCACACCTGGCTTGGGTGTTTGCCGGTGTAAATTGTGAAGAAGAACCGATACCAGTTGTCCCTACCGCGCATTATAATATGGGCGGAATTCCAACCAACTGGCGTGGCCAGGTAATGTTAAATCacctgaaaaatataaaaaaaattaaatttgaatttttaaggtACTGACAAGAGATAATGAAGAAGACAAACTTGTACAAGGTCTCTGGGCAGTTGGAGAGGCTGCTTGTACTTCAGTTCACGGAGCGAATCGACTCGGGGCCAATAGTCTTCTGGAGATAATTGTTTTTGGTCGCGCTGTTGCTGAAAATATTGGAGCTGTTCTTAACTTCGGACAAAAACATCCGGATATTAAcctagttaattttttaattattaattttggtttaataattaaaattacaataaattgtaataaataattaggaaCTAGGAAATGAAACTCTGCATCGTTTTGACGCAACTCGGTACTCCAAAGGGTCAGTTTCAGTTTCAAGCTTGCGGGAAGAAATGCAGAGAACTATGCTTAAATATTGCGGAGTTTTTAGAACTTGCTCTATTTTGCAGCTAGGTTGTAAAGAAATTACAAGACTTTATAATCAAGAATTGCCGAATATTAAAGtaagtatctaaaaaattaatgacattaaagttagcagtcacttgataattttttcattttattttacgaaTAAATCTTATctaaaaaatctggaaattaGTTGACCGCACAGGCCAACTAATTAGCAACGAAATTAGAACGCACAGGCCAACTAAAATTAGCAacgaaattattatgaaaaaaatttaataaaaaaattccacatgtgaaaattacaaaaaaatttttggtaataatttttagaagcattttttttattgttattgatttgtaataaaaattaaaaaaattgacaattgtcAGCTAACCAGTATCATCctaaaatgtgttttttggttaaaatttgagcttttcaagctcaaagcaCCGTATTTCACATTTTGAACTCTCCGAGcctaaaatgtatttattaaacgactataacttttgaatgtgtcgttcgattttgatttttaaaaaagcattcgacagtttttaaagcacaaaaataaaatgtacagGTTTGTATTGATTCTTTGAGAAATCTCGaagatatcttaaaaaaatcctgcaaaaaaaacattttgtgaatttttaaacaactatAACTTTGGAATGCGTCGTccgattttgatttttcaaaatgcaTTCGACACAGTTTTTAAGCACAAAAACGTATACATggttttattatgatttttctcatgctttgaagttatttaaaaaaaaaacataaaaattcaattttttatttttttaaatatctttggAATGGCTCGATGGATTAAATCTCaaatctaatcagatctaaGTTTTGATAAGCCACGTacgacaaaaattattaaatatctgcataaaaaattcggctgtactttaatttttataattttaattatttaatttattttcagatgcCTGATAGCTCTCTAATTTGGAATACAGAATTGCTAGAAGCATTAGAATTACAAAATATGATGCTCTTTAATATGCACACTGTTTACGCTGCTGAGAATCGTAAAGAATCACGAGGCGCTCATGCTCGTGATGATTTTCccgtaattataatgaaatattattacaatttataattaattaataattaataatcattgaCAGGAACGAATTGATGAATATGATTACAAGCTACCGTTAGAAGGCCAAAAAAGAAGGTCCTTGACAGAGCACTGGAGAAAACATTCCCTGACTTGGGTTCTACCCAATGGATCTGTAAGCAAATTAATATGATTGACAGCGATATGTCATAactaataaatacttatttgttgcttttataattaatagatTTGCATTTCTTATCGGGCGGTCATTGACACAACACTCGACCAGTCAGAAGCTCGGCATGTGCCCCCAGCTGTacgagtttattaattttattcaatcatGTATTAAATACGTCTGGCAAATGTCTCAGTGTGTACATACATAACTcaattgtaatatttaaattactgtcactattttatttatttaaattgactTGTGGATTGTCTATTATATTCTGTCGGTAATCATAATCAAGGTtttgtatatacatatatacttagttatatttattgttacgCTTGAGTATACCGGCAATCTACTTCATTGATTATGAAGAATACATCCATGACCTACTAGAATTATCTTTTCATTGATAATctaagtaattaatcatttttagcaataattttttttttacttctaatTGCAAATTTCAagaatgtttatttttaatttataagtaaattaactcagttaatta
Protein-coding regions in this window:
- the LOC123273212 gene encoding succinate dehydrogenase [ubiquinone] flavoprotein subunit, mitochondrial-like; this translates as MFTTKVPSLCKKILKRNFSFKSSEIRCTYPMIDHCYDVAIVGAGGAGLRAAVGLGSKGYRVAVVTKLFPTRSHTVSAQGGINAAINNSEQDNWLFHMYDTVKGSDWLGDQDAIHYLTREAPRAVNELENYGCPFSRTADGKIYQRAFGGQSLNFGKGGQALRTCAVADRTGHALLHTLYGESLKYDIDYFVEFFALDLLMDGRTCRGVIAWELETGEIHRFRAHHTVIATGGAGRCFFSCTSAHTCTGDGAAMVSRAGIPLQDMEFIQFHPTGIYGSGVLITEGCRGEGGKLVNSEGEFFMDKYAPKAKDLASRDIVSRAIMIEILEGRGVGDKKDHVYLKLNHLPAELIRSKLPGISHLAWVFAGVNCEEEPIPVVPTAHYNMGGIPTNWRGQVLTRDNEEDKLVQGLWAVGEAACTSVHGANRLGANSLLEIIVFGRAVAENIGAVLNFGQKHPDINLELGNETLHRFDATRYSKGSVSVSSLREEMQRTMLKYCGVFRTCSILQLGCKEITRLYNQELPNIKMPDSSLIWNTELLEALELQNMMLFNMHTVYAAENRKESRGAHARDDFPERIDEYDYKLPLEGQKRRSLTEHWRKHSLTWVLPNGSICISYRAVIDTTLDQSEARHVPPAVRVY